AATGAAATCATTTTCGTATACAGTGAATACTTATGTTACAGCGTTCAGAATAATCTTTTATTCTAGCATCTTGTTTGCATTTAGAGATAGACAtatcacaaaaatataatacagtCCCAAAGACCCTGAACCTGGAAGCTTGATGTGGACCCAGCTAGTGCTGATTAAGATTTACtttgtaagtttaaaatttctcATAAAGTTCAGTTTGTCATACATTTCTCAACAAGTACGCGATTTTATATCATGTACAGTCGTGATCATACCGACCGACGGCTTTTAGGGTGCATTCTAATTATAGTCCTTTCACTTTAACGCGTCCCCTATATAATTTAGGTGACTATATAAGATAGGGGACTAGTGATAGCGAATAGACTGTAGACGTCACTTTCGTAACAATTAGAGGCTAAATAATTATGTGTGATACAAGTTAGTGAAATTTAATAACTTTGAGAATAAAATCGTAAAGCCAACATTTTTGTATGCCATTATGACTgcattatttaatactttaagtatctatattttataaaactgtagtgtttttatacaattatttgtGTATTAATTATAACATACTTTGAAAATGATCTGTTCCAATTATTTCAGTTACTTGTCGTATCTACGTGTTAGGAATTTGAAAGTGCCGCCTTTTCGCGTGATTAGTTTGAATGCACTCTAAAactcgtacgccaacttaaataGTTGGCCAATCAGATCGTGGCTCAGTTCTTTACTTTGTACGAGGAAaagccattttttttcctaCGTGATTACATTTATTGCACGAAAACATAGCATATGATCAAAGACATAAAAGATAGACATGAAGACGTTTGATGAACCCTTAGCGGCTAGGCTACACATTGAAGTAGCATTTAATTTTGGTTGCGCAACGTTCAAAGGTCACTTATATAACGAACAGCTTTCTTCACTAATTAAAAAAGGTGCTTCTAATTATCTCATTATATAGTTACTTTACACTGACCTCTATAATATAGTATTATAGatttcaatagttttttttatgatttcgaTCTTTTACTTCTTAATAATGAACCAAACACAATGAATTAGCTGGCTCGAACCATGTGGTTTAAAACTAGATTATTATTTTCCTCAATATTGCCAAATAGCAAGTTTTTAtgctcttcttcttcttttttgcttttttggcttttaggtgtgccaatgTTCTTATCTTATAAACGGTAATGCAACATGTTTTATAATACCTTGctgcaaacaaaaaataaacatgtcattttcaaaattaatattgaacaaaaaaacaattgttttcGCTCTATGTTGTTGTTGGTTAATTTGTCCTCttcaggacaggcaaagatcattgaccatacagcctattcaAACGTATATTTTATGCTTTAGTATAGTTTTCTACACTATCATTTTCGGTAGGGGAAAGACAACGGTATATtaccgtacagccatgtctaAACACATTCAATATGCATAATGTTTTCGTGCATAACACGTACAAATTATCCAGTTCAGTTCTATTTTAAAACGCTTGCAtgcttattatgtaaatatttaaaacgtaaAAATCAAACGGTAAGCAGTGTCTTCGCGCCATCCCTCTATCTCTCTACTGTagcattgataaaaaaatattaatttttattacttttatttttgtaaatagatAATGCAGGTCATGTAATacgatatttttgaaaatataccaATATTTAGAAATCCGGaggtgttttattttgttctcctgtctatattttttttaaatatgtatgccAACCTTATTGTTCTAAAAAAGGCAATTAGTATGTAGACGACTGACCTCTATAACACTATAAATAAAGAGCAGTGATGTAGAAGGCTGTTTCCGTTTAGAAGGGTATCATGCAATAATAagaatagttttaataattggGCAACTAACGGTATCCGCAAGGGCAGAGATACTTTTTATAGCCTTTATGAAAAAAAAGCTATGAATAATGGTGAAGATTTTGTAGGTCATCTAAGAAAATACTCAAAAGAGTTTAAAAAGGTTTGTCTAATGGCCAAATCAATTCAATCCgagaaaagattaaaaaattatcaaacaAGTCAAAGACAGTGTGGGACATTGTAAACACTGAAACTGGCAAGTCAAAGGGTACTAAAAAAGACTTTATTCTTAAAGTTAATGACAAATTAATTAACGATAAAGATAAAATAGCcgcaatatttgaaaaatatttcactaatgtacCGATAGAAACAACTGCTCATTTAAAATCATCTCCAGAACTAGCGTTTAAACTATTAAGGGATAATGTAATAGCTTGTCATGATaggtttgaatttaaatatattgatgCTCAAATCGTAATTAAAGcgtttaaatctttaaatataaaaaaaacacaagataTATCAGGCATGTCAGTAAACGTAATCAGTTCAGTTATATATGTTTTGGCCCCACATCTGACTTGTTTGTTCAATAAATGCATTAAAGTCTGTATCTTTCCGGACTGGATGAAGATTAGTCGTTTAGTACCGCTACATAAGTCAGGTGATCGTGAAGATCCCGCATGCTTTAGACCCATCTCTATTTTGCCGATCCTGAGTAAAGTGTTTGAAAAGATTATGCTCAATCAAATGCtttcgtattttaattataataatattcttcaCAATCAACAATTTGGTTTCACCAGAGGTAAATCTACCACTGATGCGAGTATTGCCCTAGTTAGATACGTATATGAGGCATGGGAGAGGTCAAAAGATGCAATAGGAATATTCTGCAACCTCTCCAGAGCTTTCGATTGTGTGAATCATGTTATTCTTCTGAGTAAACTTCAATATTACGGAATAAGTAACCAGGCAGGAGATCTAATAGAATCATATCTATGTAATAGATAACAAAAAGTTGACATAGGGTTGAAATACAATCATAAAAGGCTATATGTATTCGTTTTTGAAACAAAGCGAAGGTTTTTTAGCCTtctatttgataaaaattacgtatatttatataaatttaaagtctAATAGTTTTTTGTCATAACATGTTAGCTATTATATTATGCTTGATTTGTTCAAATAAGTTTTTCCCTATCGTATGCAAACTTAAGGTGATATCTAGACTTGAATGAACGAAAATCAATACTTTAGTGCCACTTTGTACGCATGCACTCATACTTTTAGAgtttaatgcccgttttcaatgGAAATTATGactaatgataatataataatttaggccATGCCTATAGACAAAAACTTTTCACAACTCTTAAgcagtgaaaacgggcattagttatTCTCAagtttaaaagcttttatttttgaaaccTAACTCAGATTTGTCTTCACTGTCTTCTAATATAAgtcattcaaaaattctaaacttaaaaattaaaacaactttaattaaaacaagAGCTGTGTTTTTTATTCATACCTAGTCCCAATTCATACCTGTTTTTAGCAtaccaaatatttaaaaaaaaattaaatttttaaatgacaaactTTTACAATCACTGTCTTCTAATATAAGccattcaaaaattctaaacttaaaaattaaaacaactttagTTAAAACAAGAGCTGTGTTTTTTATTCATACCTACCAAATTCATAACTGTTTTTTGCGTAACCAACATTTTAGACAAAACTGCGTTTAAGTACCTAAATTTGATTTCCTACACATCTTGAATACTTTGATATTACTATTTCGCACAGGCAGATTacaaatgtaggtatataataggAACGCAGGCTTAGCAGAGCTTTTCATAAACAGCAgagcttttgtttatttatatttgtagagATAGGTGCAACAAAGACaagtatagaaataaaaacacatcTGCAATTTTATGGTAAGCCAGTTTAATATAgagttaaaaataactatacaccgaactgaaataaatattaatatcaaatagGTACTTGGTAAAATCAATGTACAAACTTAATTACCGTAGAAGTACAAACTCAGTCTTGCaaaatacgaaataaacaaagagaacattgcacagggtttttgagaCTACTCGGCGTTCTGCTCGGCGTTCTGCTCGGCTTGAGGTACGTTTTCATTTTTGATCTCCATCCGCACAGGGCCTGTCTGCGTTATCGGCACATTTCGCTCGTTCTTCGCAGCCGCTATTTTCCGTGCGATGATGCTGAGAACACCATCTGAGGAAAGTTTGGACTCCACAGTATCGGGGTCGCAATCTTGGGGCAGCGCGTATTTACGAGTGAACTGCCGGGTAATAAAACCGTGCTCATCCTTCTTCTCCTCATGTTTGCCTTCAATGACGACGTAATTGTCAACTATCTTCACCGTGATTTCTTCAGGGGCGAAATGTTGCACGTCCATGGTGACATGGAATTTTTTCTTGTCGGATTTTATGGTGGAACCAAAATCTCTCTCAGCTGGGGCCATCGGCCACGGCCTGTAAGGATCTCGTGTCATCATGGGCCCTATAGCCTGCAATATATGATCATGTGGCATAGGCAACCCGAAATCCGGGATGACGAAGCGGGAACGAGTTAAGGGCGGACCATCAAAGCCCATGAAAAATGGATTCATGGCGTTGTACGTTCTTGTTGAGCTTTTAGAAAATATGACTGCTTCTGCGAGACTGGTTCACCGTATCGCTTACTCGTATTGACTATTAAAAAGCCGGCCGGCGCCGCTTTTATATCTTTGGAGAACTGCCATCTAGCGGCGAATAGAATATTCATGGGTGATGTTTGTGTGAGTAGCGTAGCACGCTACAGAGCCTGCGCGGGGCCTTCTATTGACATGGCGAACATTCTCGTATTTTCAGCAGTGTTATAGGGTTACCACACCTAAATATGAATTCCGGACAAAATCTTTCTCTCCTGCCTCCAATGTTGTGTGAATTGTGTAAGTGTAATATTTCTGCATGCCGAATTGtgacggcatatcagaatatagttgtcataaccccttctcttccccCAGGTGTCGTGCGAGGCGACTAAGGCAATACAggggaaaacgggcagcagcgtcttctgtgcaaCCATTACCATCTACTCCGATCACCAACATGTCTACCCAGCATGGTAATTTTGGGCAAACCCTCGTCgggagagacctttagtccagcagtggactgttataggcttttgatggaGGTTACTGTACCTACAAAAATCTCAATATTAAGATTTGTGATACCAAAATCAAACCTGCTTCTATTCGCCTATTTATGACATTTCGCTTAATTGACAAGTCACTAAAactgatataaaaggcatataacTACTAATTTgatggccgagtggcgcagtgggcagcgacccttctttctaagtccaaggtcgtgggtttgattcccacaactggaaaatgtttgtgtgatgaacatttatgtttttcagtgtctggtgtcagtgtttatctgtatattataagtatttatgtttattatattcttaaaaacaatattcatcagctatctaagtacccataacacaagctacgcttactttggcgatgtgagttttgtcgtagtatatttatttattttttattttatttttaaatttcggcATCCTGGATAGTAGAGAGCagtagcttagtggtcaaagcgctccCGCGATGggcagagagtcgcaggttcaaattgtGTCGGAatgtaattgtaataaaaactttgctATAAAAGAAATACTGAcccatattataaaatataaatttcagaaaattatatttttgatattatttcttgtttcgtccactgctgaactaaaggccaaCGGGAGTGTTTGCCCATAACCAACGGAAacaggttggtgatcacagaatatggtagtagtaccacagAGAAAGCTGCTAACtgtttccgttatattcccttagacgcctcaaattcaaattcaaattcatttattgtatattacaagtatggttaaaaaagtgtgtgtcagctccgacgcacgactggagtttactccttaagtacgattgtcgaaacatacacaaaaagagtttatttaactgaataaagattaataccatatgaaagggtaaattaaaaatcctgtgaaATTTATTCACACAAGGCGGTGACTTCTTAAAAgaagcctacgggagattgaggtggttgtggagtatcagaactattaggataaatgtaatgtttattatttagttttcatggtaactagaataggtaaaaaaatgtattatgttttctatctcactctgttctatacatttatgtgtttgtttctttatctagatattattcggattccttggtaacttaaataggaaaaataagttaattaaacgaaagcgacgttgcatgtttgcgcatcacggttGCCTCCTGACATTTTTCttataccgggcgccttatatgaaaatcgattcttaaggagtaaactccaaaaatagAGTTCACGTATGATgtcccaatgtatattgcctctatgggcgtgcaacaattacaaACTATGTAatccttatccctatccctatccctactaatattataaatgccaatgtaagtttgtttgttatgctttactactaaactgatcctcatgaaattttgtacacatatttttggggGTGTTAGAAGTAAcagaggatactttttatcccgacattaagcttggttcctttgggagaagggatgaaagtgttttaaGTCACATCAAGAACAAAATCAAGCGCAGACttagtcgtgggcaacagctagtatattataaatgcgtaaatataatattttgaagactaaggttaattatttaaaactagtacattaaatgtcatatttaaactaattataaaattcattaatattataaaatgttttgttaactaaaaatttaaatgcacacttttttttttaaataattaaattattttcccttaTGATCTCTGttattgtatgtttttataGCCATCACGCAGACACTTTTGTTAAAGAACGCGGTTTTGTGAGGGGTAAATCTAAACTTATCCCTACAGCGTTCTCGTTTATGACGCTCAAATAAATTCTCATTGTTTCTTAGAAAAGGAACAagttcaaatatatataatgatactcgtacgacacccgggAATAGGAGAGTTGGTGATATTCTTATCTGAACACTTTTTAGGTTACACATCAAACATTCAATAATTAATACGTACAATGATAAGACAgtgcctcgtacaacacccgcgggaATAGGAGAATTGGTGATATTCTTATCTGAACAATTTTTAGGTTACACATCGGACATTCAATAATCAATACGCACCTACACGTCCGGGAAAATATTCTGATCTGGTTACCCGGACTATCATCCATTTCGAGAGTGTAGTAGGTACGAATACATATTTCTACCTACTACACCTACACACAGGTATTGATTGGATACTCTTTTAAGCATGGAGCGTAGGCATATTATAACGGtagtaattttcaattttatttgataaatacatGCTGGGTTCTGCAGATGTCCATCACAAGATTAGAAGGGATTTATATAATCTTGACAGATTATCAAATCTCACAGGAATACGAAATGCGGTGTCGCTTTATTTTAGTTTCCAATTGATTTACCTATGCTGTCCACGTTTTGCTATTAGACctgtagtaacatattaaatcgaaGCTATTATATTTGTGATTAGCCACGGATGAACAAATGGACATCGGACATCGAGAAACTTCTTGCTTGGTAAcaacaattatattaattgttgttACCAAGCAAGAATTcatgtttattttgaatttttgcacattaaaaattataaaaaaaattataaaaagtaagtagGCATTATCGTGAATCTATTATGATTCTGAACCCAACGAACCAGTAGTTGCCAACCTGTTGATACGGAATGGCGCAGTAGATCAgggttgaatgaatgaatgaatgaatatacttttactgCACACCAcagaaagtataacaaaacaacgtatacaatttgacgcccttatcgcttcatagcgatttcttccaggcaaccaatggcgaagataaaaaacaggtacagaaaatagttaggtggtgcatatatacatatacccataaaataaatatttcattacttaaatatatacatataatatataaaaaacaaagttctGGTTGAAGGTTCTTACCTATTCGtttagatataatttatttatgtaaacgtTTTTTATGAtgcatacttttatttttagaaattagttaagaaaaatgtttattgatgtttatttttaaaagtcagcGTCTTTCGGTACcagagtacaaaataaatagtaacttaaattaaactttatttttttcataattttttgctTGGTGCCATccaaagcaataaataatttattggagTGGGTTTCTCGAAAAGATTTTTGACTGAAATAGTGTATCTACCCATATTTGTTAGCCACTACGCAATATCATCCAACGCTTAGTTATAACGACCACACCTACGACAACATAAAATCCAGGCAGATAGCCTAGAGAGTACGAGAAAATATCGATTAGTCTGCACCGGGCACGGGAATGAGCTAGGTCAACGACTTCGGGACACTAAGTTTTACTGAAAAGCTACTTCCCGCTAGATGTCTCAAGCATCAAATATTTGAactgataaaaaaatcatctacCTATTTTAAAACGCGTAAATTAAAAGTGATAAACACTGACATTTTTTAATGATACcgcttaaaattaaaacaggtAAAAGATTAACAACAATACGTGGTGCGACCCTATTTGCGATAAAAACGTCACGCCAGACATTTCTAGAAAGTTCTACTTGCCCCTAGATGGCGGTGTTCATATATAAGCCGAACCGCGCTTTTCGAATGCATTATTTCACTCTTACATCTTGTCAAGGGAGTGTGACTTGAACAGTTGAAGTTACTTGATTGTTTTGTTGATTGAAATTGTGTTCAGTTAGAagtaaaacattatggagaatttatttaaatttatttttgtggcCATTATTCTCGGAGTTGTCCAAGGTGAGGAACAATGCTCACAAAAGCGGCAAGATAGCATTGGTAAAGGTAATCGGCTCATCGACCAAGATTTCGGTCTGGAATTAACAGCAGATGATTTAATCACTTCCATGATGTCTCCGTGGATGTTCCGGGATTATTACCGACCATGGCGTTACATGGAATCGCTTACTAGGGATTTGGGATCGACTATAAAGTCTGAGAAAGATAAATTTACTATTAATTTGGATGTTCAACATTTTGCTCCTGAAGAAATTAGCGTGAAAACTGCAGATGGGTATGTTGTCGTGGAGGCCAAACATGAGGAAAAGAAGGACGACCACGGCCTTATTTCCCGGCAGTTCCTGAGAAGATACGCTTTACCAGAAGGCGCTGAGACCGCAGATGTGGTGTCCCAACTATCAAGTGATGGTATTCTGACTATCACAGCACCAAAGAAGGAAGTGGACGGTAAAGGTGAAAGGGTGGTGCCCATCACTCAAACAGGTCCAGTACGTCAAGAGGCTAAGGAATCAAAAGAAGAAAAGTCATGTTCTGCCAaggaaaaatgtaaaaattaagttttcttCTTATCTTTATTGAGTTCCATAAATAATTAACACAATTATTGATCTTTCTATTATCGTCCTTATCCCTAGTTTTAAGAATCATGATCAATTATGATAATTGAGTTGCATTTTATTAATTGAGTTGCAACTTACAGCACCGGCCCTTATAGGAGATAGAAATGTAGAGGTCACTGACCACTACGAAAaaccataaatcaaaagaaaaaggaGAGGCCAGTGCGTTCGGAGATACAGGCTTGTTTATGAATAGGTAAGTAATGGTGTTTTTTGTgtgaaatacaataaataaaaatccatttgtttttttttcatctttggTCGTTATTGTTTATTAGGTCagtatatggagggtagaggtaaggagagtcatctgtgtatatgaaaaagtgtcgtcaaaatgtattaaattaggatggcgccacatgtgcatcagggtaactcttaaaagaagcgccaaatataaatattgttagagtaggcttgaaaaataaacaaggaagtatggagatacaaggaagtaaggttatatttaccacaatattttgtacaacgtaagttgttgaaattctcaataattaactactttagtcgataatgacattaaattttttaactcggcatacttcaattcatctacgattgctacattcataccataccctgtgcatccaccagcgccattgtggaggatttttgaactgttatttagcgcatacactggacactttttcaacttttctcccatataagatgactctccttacctctaccctccataggtcAGTGGTACGATCTTAGGTACCACAGATAAAATCTGATGCCGTCAACGTCAAAAtatgtcaataaaaaataaatatttatttatattttgattttcagTTTTGTGTGTTGATTTCtagattttaaaagtaaaattttgattttaaacatGGTAAATTATTGTTGCATTCCTGGTTGTAGTCGAAATAGTAGAATTCATAAACATTTAAACTTCTATAGCTTGCCAAAACAAAAACACCGGTAAGAAATAATTTCCGCGAAAAAGTTGTCCGCGTTCTTAGTACGGgtttatttcgatttttttaCATGGTGTGtgtactctccgtcctttctacTAACTCAATGTTAAAAAATCAATCTAATGAGAAGTTGTTTGTCTTTCCCTCATCTATGAACGAATACAAAATTtagtatatacaaaataaaaatacagcaaaattgtaaataataagttaatatcGGTAGTTAGGTTTACctacatagtaaataaaagtttattcatgcCCTAATGTGATGGCCTAATGTGTGTAAAACCAGTTcgaaatttgataaaaaactaGTTTGGTTTGGATTTTCAGGAATAAAAGTTGTacaaagcaatttaaaaaattgtgataTCGCCTCGCTCAACTATTATGCTTGAAAATTCAAaccaaataaattttttatcagcgggcgatggaaagagcaatgttgggaatggaaatgggcggggcatatagctcggagaaccgatggacgttggggttccaaggtgttcgaatggcgaccccgcacaggtaaacgcagtgttggtcggcccccaacaaggtggacagacaacatcaaacaagttgctgggagccgctggaagcaagcggcccaggaccgtggattttggaactctctacaaaagacctatgtccagcagttgacatCGTGAATATAATACTGAAAACAATATCATGTATTATTGACTCAGATAGTTTGGATCTGGCTCCATATTCATTCACGCAGTGCCCAACACACGGCTATCAAATTAGAGGAGCTCCAATTGGAATGACTTAGACATCCACAGTACTCTCCGGAACTTGCTCCAACAGATAACCATTTAGATTGCTTCTTGATAGGCGAAAATTCCACTCCAAGGGTAGTCAAAGCACCTTCCAAGATTTTATTGATTCCCATCCGAATGGTTTTTTAGTCAGATcacaaaacaatcaaaattgGTTTGTAATTGGCggcatatattaataaaaacgacgtaacaaatattaaaaaaaaaatacagtcgaattgagagcCTCCTCCTTTTTataagtcggttgaaaagaGCCCAAAATCAGTGGCAAAAAGAAGCTCAGATTATAGTACACTAGGaatccctcgcgacttcgtatAAGTAAACCTTAAAccatagacatatgctgtcgcgaacttttttagatgttttaaaggggaacaactttgtcatagatacatgattttatcgaaactttaaccagcagtggacttcaatcggttgaagtgatgatgatgatgatgatgatgatgatgatgaagttttttACCAAATTTGGAAGTATACCTTAAATCGGGACTAAATTTCATTAGATTTAATATTGTTCaataagaatatataaattactgcAAATATTAGATGCTTGCATGTtcgagtttaataaaattaatagaaattttGTTAGTACTAAATCTGACTTT
The sequence above is drawn from the Pararge aegeria chromosome 24, ilParAegt1.1, whole genome shotgun sequence genome and encodes:
- the LOC120634565 gene encoding protein lethal(2)essential for life-like, with the protein product MNPFFMGFDGPPLTRSRFVIPDFGLPMPHDHILQAIGPMMTRDPYRPWPMAPAERDFGSTIKSDKKKFHVTMDVQHFAPEEITVKIVDNYVVIEGKHEEKKDEHGFITRQFTRKYALPQDCDPDTVESKLSSDGVLSIIARKIAAAKNERNVPITQTGPVRMEIKNENVPQAEQNAEQNAE
- the LOC120634524 gene encoding protein lethal(2)essential for life-like, with translation MENLFKFIFVAIILGVVQGEEQCSQKRQDSIGKGNRLIDQDFGLELTADDLITSMMSPWMFRDYYRPWRYMESLTRDLGSTIKSEKDKFTINLDVQHFAPEEISVKTADGYVVVEAKHEEKKDDHGLISRQFLRRYALPEGAETADVVSQLSSDGILTITAPKKEVDGKGERVVPITQTGPVRQEAKESKEEKSCSAKEKCKN